One genomic segment of Odocoileus virginianus isolate 20LAN1187 ecotype Illinois chromosome X, Ovbor_1.2, whole genome shotgun sequence includes these proteins:
- the TASL gene encoding TLR adapter interacting with SLC15A4 on the lysosome encodes MLSEGYLSGLAYRNDIQWNYPSSNEQVAEEKEEEMEATAADSLSYSSVDETQVQNLYVSCKSSGKIISSVYSRESQHSRNPRITVLQTNPNPVYESPNLAAVELYRDTSKETYLVPPSCKSICKNYNDLQIAGGQVMAINSVTTDFPSEGSFQYGPLLKSSEIPLSMEDSMSTQPSDLPPTPIQRYSSYWRITSIKEKNSLQMQKPISNAVLNEYLEQKLVELYKQYFMDTGFHDSSPTQILASELIMTNVDQISIQVSIEKNLEISKARDIVINRLLQYGSTEISTPSLHISQYSNVNP; translated from the coding sequence ATGCTGTCAGAAGGCTATCTCAGTGGACTTGCGTACCGGAATGACATCCAATGGAATTATCCATCTTCTAATGAGCAAGTGgctgaggaaaaggaagaggagatggAAGCCACAGCAGCTGACAGTCTTTCCTATTCCTCCGTGGATGAAACACAAGTCCAAAATCTCTATGTGAGCTGCAAATCCTCTGGCAAGATCATTTCTTCAGTGTATTCAAGAGAGAGCCAACATAGTAGAAATCCGAGAATCACGGTGCTGCAAACAAACCCCAATCCTGTGTATGAAAGCCCAAACTTGGCCGCAGTTGAACTATACAGAGACACCAGCAAAGAGACCTACTTGGTCCCACCTTCCTGCAAGAGTATCTGCAAGAATTACAATGACTTACAGATTGCAGGGGGCCAGGTGATGGCCATTAATTCAGTGACAACAGATTTCCCCTCTGAGGGCAGTTTTCAGTATGGTCCTTTGCTGAAATCATCTgagattcctttgtccatggaggaTTCCATGTCCACCCAGCCCAGCGACTTGCCACCCACCCCTATCCAGCGGTATTCATCCTACTGGAGAATAACCAgcatcaaagagaaaaacagcctGCAAATGCAGAAGCCTATTTCCAATGCGGTACTGAATGAATACCTGGAGCAGAAGCTGGTGGAGTTGTATAAGCAGTACTTTATGGACACTGGGTTTCATGACAGTTCACCTACCCAGATTCTGGCATCTGAACTCATCATGACAAACGTGGACCAAATCAGTATTCAAGTCTCTATAGAGAAGAACCTGGAGATCTCGAAAGCCAGGGATATCGTCATTAACCGCCTATTACAGTATGGGTCAACCGAAATCAGCACACCGAGTCTCCATATTTCTCAGTATAGCAACGTGAATCCATAG